In Mytilus edulis chromosome 7, xbMytEdul2.2, whole genome shotgun sequence, a single genomic region encodes these proteins:
- the LOC139529821 gene encoding uncharacterized protein, giving the protein MILDFSLHFALIGFMSLAVSVAGLKCFNCENHVNPACGVYFKAYQFKADHCPGPDAKCALQRQPDKDGWIGIVRICYHPGSLQGINETNGCKNWTNDVMGYTAHYCFCDTDYCNSSFINSGVVKVIMFLMLMIWIVS; this is encoded by the exons ATGATATTGGATTTTTCACTTCACTTTGCATTAATTGGATTCATGTCTTTAGCAG TTTCAGTGGCTGGATTGAAGTGTTTTAACTGTGAGAACCACGTTAACCCTGCCTGTGGGGTTTATTTTAAGGCATATCAGTTTAAAGCCGATCATTGTCCAGGACCAGATGCAAAATGTGCCTTGCAACGACAACCTGACAAAG atggatgGATAGGGATTGTTCGTATATGTTACCATCCTGGTTCTTTACAAGGAATTAATGAAACAAACGGATGCAAAAATTGGACTAATGATGTTATGGGATATACAGCACATTACTGTTTTTGTGATACAGACTACTGTAATTCTTCATTTATCAACTCAGGTGTAGTAAAAGTTATCATGTTTTTAATGTTGATGATATGGATAGTCAGTTAA